In bacterium, a single window of DNA contains:
- the pth gene encoding Peptidyl-tRNA hydrolase — translation MSRFGHLLGKKASGPLPDIAVCLFALGNPGREYAWTRHNIGWLALDRWIERQPFRVRWEEKGPVHLAAVQRGADMFLLVKPTTFMNRSGAAYTWIQRHYRPGRTLILHDEMDCPYGRFKFAASGGAGGHNGLRSLIAESGNGNFHRFKIGIGHRGEEVGADYVLSPFLGEEREKLDGVLDDAAGWIELYLERGLHVATQELQRKQRGREKPPTQKPDLTTDPSAGAGDTPDPGSG, via the coding sequence ATGAGCCGCTTTGGGCATCTGCTGGGGAAAAAGGCATCCGGCCCCCTGCCGGACATCGCGGTCTGCCTCTTTGCCCTCGGGAATCCGGGCCGTGAGTACGCCTGGACCCGGCACAACATCGGCTGGCTGGCGCTCGATCGCTGGATCGAGCGCCAGCCCTTCCGTGTCCGTTGGGAAGAAAAGGGACCGGTTCACCTCGCTGCGGTCCAGCGAGGCGCAGACATGTTCCTGCTGGTGAAGCCCACGACTTTTATGAATCGCTCGGGTGCCGCGTACACCTGGATCCAGCGGCACTATCGACCAGGACGAACGTTGATCCTCCACGATGAAATGGACTGCCCTTATGGACGATTCAAGTTCGCGGCCTCTGGCGGAGCCGGCGGGCATAATGGGCTCCGGAGTCTGATTGCGGAGTCCGGCAACGGCAACTTTCATCGCTTCAAGATCGGTATTGGGCACCGCGGAGAAGAAGTCGGCGCAGACTATGTCCTTAGCCCCTTCCTCGGTGAGGAACGGGAGAAACTCGATGGGGTCCTGGATGACGCTGCCGGCTGGATCGAGCTCTATCTGGAGCGGGGCCTGCATGTGGCGACCCAGGAACTCCAGCGCAAGCAACGGGGTCGGGAGAAGCCTCCGACGCAAAAACCAGATCTCACCACCGATCCATCCGCTGGCGCTGGCGATACCCCGGACCCAGGGTCCGGGTAG
- the rplY gene encoding 50S ribosomal protein L25, with translation MTDYTLPAVIRPEITKRQNNALRRDGYLIANLHGRGGSVSLALHEETWTKYLREMHKGEVLEIDIQGAAGEPVTNELVRVQDIMRTPLQNRILHIDFLRLERATEEEFDVPLRLQGVARGIKDGGVVEQVAQSIRVKCYPSIRPPYLVHNIADLKMNETHTASRLKLPSRVVLAIPADSPVVSCPKGASED, from the coding sequence ATGACCGACTACACCCTTCCCGCCGTGATCCGGCCGGAGATCACGAAGCGACAGAACAACGCTCTGCGCCGCGATGGGTACCTCATCGCCAACCTGCATGGCCGGGGCGGCTCCGTGTCGCTGGCGCTGCATGAGGAAACCTGGACGAAATACCTGCGGGAAATGCACAAAGGCGAAGTCCTCGAGATCGACATCCAGGGTGCCGCCGGTGAGCCCGTGACAAATGAACTGGTCCGCGTTCAGGACATCATGCGGACTCCGCTGCAGAACCGGATTCTGCACATCGACTTCCTCCGCCTCGAGCGAGCTACGGAAGAAGAGTTCGATGTGCCCCTCCGCCTGCAGGGTGTCGCCCGCGGCATCAAGGATGGCGGCGTCGTGGAGCAGGTGGCCCAAAGCATCCGGGTCAAGTGCTATCCCTCGATCCGGCCCCCTTATCTGGTCCACAACATCGCGGACCTGAAGATGAACGAGACTCACACCGCCTCGCGCCTCAAGCTCCCGAGTCGGGTCGTGCTGGCCATCCCCGCCGATTCCCCGGTCGTCTCCTGCCCCAAGGGCGCTTCCGAAGACTAG
- the glmU_1 gene encoding Bifunctional protein GlmU, translating to MPRTRPGVGALLLMAGKGTRFRSELPKVLHPILGQPMGAYALQVTIAAGIGTRVLVVGHQAEAVKAAFPAEQTALQAEQRGTGHAVKIGLKALPKDCSTVAVINGDSPLLQVATLDALLKQHKRTKAACTVVVTIPEDPSGLGRVLLDARDHVLGIVEDKDCTPEQRLVMTVNTGCYAFDRVLLEKMLKKLSTGNAQGEEYLTDVPRLLMEAGHRVLACHDQDSFGIMPNNRAELAIAAAELQYRILDHHFAAGVSFPQPDLVYIEPSVTIDPDATIWGGSYLRGSTHIGAGAVIGPGADLTDARVGAGCRIRQSVIEDATIGPGTTIGPFAHLRGGASIGAKVRIGNFVEIKKSQLGDGAKAPHLSYLGDATVGERSNIGAGTITCNYDGIAKHPTTIGQDVFIGSDSILVAPVVIGDGSQTAAGSVITQDVPPGHIAFGRARQENKPPKVLDAIRHRQRGPKKGSHS from the coding sequence ATGCCTCGCACCCGTCCGGGGGTCGGCGCTCTCCTGCTCATGGCTGGCAAAGGGACTCGCTTTCGCAGCGAGTTGCCGAAAGTGTTGCACCCGATCCTTGGGCAGCCAATGGGAGCCTATGCCCTGCAGGTCACCATCGCCGCCGGCATCGGGACCCGGGTGCTGGTAGTCGGGCATCAGGCCGAGGCGGTCAAAGCCGCCTTTCCTGCCGAACAGACGGCCCTCCAGGCAGAGCAGCGCGGTACCGGACATGCTGTCAAAATTGGCCTCAAAGCCCTCCCCAAGGACTGCTCGACAGTTGCCGTCATCAATGGCGACTCCCCCCTGCTACAGGTCGCCACGCTCGATGCCCTGTTGAAGCAGCACAAGCGGACCAAAGCTGCCTGTACAGTCGTGGTGACGATCCCCGAGGACCCCTCGGGCCTCGGAAGGGTCCTGCTGGATGCGCGGGACCACGTTCTGGGCATCGTGGAAGACAAAGACTGCACGCCGGAACAACGCCTTGTGATGACCGTAAACACCGGGTGCTATGCCTTCGATCGGGTGCTGCTTGAAAAAATGCTGAAAAAGCTCTCTACCGGCAATGCCCAGGGAGAGGAGTACCTGACCGATGTCCCAAGGCTCCTCATGGAGGCCGGGCACCGGGTCCTGGCCTGTCACGACCAGGACTCCTTCGGCATCATGCCGAACAATCGGGCGGAACTGGCCATCGCTGCTGCTGAGCTCCAGTACCGGATTCTGGATCATCACTTTGCGGCTGGAGTCAGCTTCCCGCAGCCCGATCTGGTCTACATCGAGCCCTCAGTAACCATCGATCCCGATGCCACCATCTGGGGCGGCAGCTACCTGCGCGGATCGACACACATCGGTGCCGGTGCGGTCATTGGCCCTGGCGCTGACCTCACTGATGCCCGTGTAGGGGCAGGATGCCGGATCCGGCAGAGTGTCATTGAGGATGCCACGATTGGTCCAGGAACGACCATCGGGCCTTTCGCCCATCTCCGTGGAGGAGCCAGCATCGGCGCAAAGGTCCGGATCGGCAATTTTGTCGAGATTAAAAAGTCACAGCTTGGAGACGGCGCGAAAGCGCCACACCTGAGCTACCTCGGCGATGCCACGGTGGGGGAGCGCTCCAACATCGGAGCCGGGACCATCACCTGTAACTACGACGGGATCGCCAAGCATCCGACCACCATCGGGCAGGATGTCTTCATCGGCAGCGATTCAATTCTGGTGGCTCCTGTGGTCATCGGCGATGGAAGTCAGACTGCTGCCGGCAGTGTCATTACGCAGGATGTCCCGCCTGGGCATATCGCCTTCGGACGGGCTCGTCAGGAAAACAAACCCCCGAAAGTCCTGGACGCCATCCGGCACCGGCAGCGGGGACCCAAGAAAGGATCTCACTCATGA
- the crt_1 gene encoding Short-chain-enoyl-CoA hydratase, with protein sequence MTTTATEKSYQNISLVQDGDLAILTVNRPDKLNALNNETMAELECAFSGIAADSAVHGLIITGSGEKAFIAGADINELAVLSPIGGSKHAQHGQKIVRMLEEMPKLTVAAINGFCLGGGLELALACHCRVASPAAKLGLPETTLGIIPGYGGTQRLARIVGKGRALELICTGKMIDAAEALRIGLVNQIAPEGQSAVDCAKELIHPPKAKAVSPVAVAMAIQAVNRGLDMTLADGLNYETQLFGLLATTHDMKEGMTAFIEKRNAAFTGE encoded by the coding sequence ATGACCACCACTGCCACCGAAAAGTCCTATCAGAACATCTCGCTCGTCCAGGACGGGGATCTGGCGATTCTGACGGTGAATCGTCCCGACAAGCTGAATGCGCTCAACAACGAAACCATGGCGGAACTCGAGTGCGCGTTCAGTGGCATCGCGGCGGATTCTGCGGTGCACGGGCTGATCATCACCGGCAGCGGCGAGAAAGCCTTCATTGCAGGGGCGGACATCAACGAACTCGCGGTCCTCTCGCCGATCGGGGGCTCCAAACATGCCCAGCACGGCCAGAAAATTGTCCGAATGTTGGAGGAAATGCCGAAGCTGACCGTCGCTGCGATTAATGGCTTCTGCCTCGGCGGCGGCCTGGAACTCGCCCTTGCCTGTCATTGCCGGGTAGCTTCGCCCGCTGCGAAGCTCGGACTGCCGGAAACCACCCTCGGTATCATTCCCGGATATGGCGGCACCCAGCGCCTGGCCCGGATCGTGGGCAAAGGGCGAGCACTCGAGTTGATCTGCACCGGCAAGATGATTGATGCCGCCGAAGCCCTGCGGATCGGGCTGGTCAATCAGATCGCCCCGGAGGGCCAGAGCGCTGTCGATTGTGCGAAGGAACTGATCCATCCGCCCAAGGCGAAGGCGGTCAGTCCCGTGGCGGTCGCCATGGCGATTCAGGCGGTCAACCGGGGGCTCGACATGACCCTCGCCGATGGCTTGAACTACGAGACCCAGCTCTTCGGCCTCCTCGCGACTACCCATGACATGAAAGAGGGCATGACCGCCTTCATCGAAAAGCGGAACGCGGCATTCACCGGCGAATAG
- the mfd gene encoding Transcription-repair-coupling factor, translated as MPLPKALSQWFDLLVRADAVGEILGHLERDRAVCVAGWQGAWPMALVAAWVSHTPRPLLIIADDRKGANLWVKNLHALLGGQAAGVPVEQGIFLFDEQEPFVPDFFSTQELEGLISRYQTLEKLLYTPAAIVVTTPAALRLPLVSAQRFRQYSLHLQPGMTIAPRLLRDQLEKMGYRHTSIVHEPGECSVRGGILDIFPVGAEEPVRLDFFGDDLESLRVFDPIGQLSREELPSIIISPLFEARVRSSEELFDASDLHPGDLQDLDPDATDSSSAAVDQLTSTYFAQLDRASLADYLPPTTLVISEVADLADAIEALRQEVHPPTASLVESDLMPQALSEGSTTPGWELPFLPPEQIVQELEAFRTCCFLSPVDAPPARMPLITLRQQVVERPSGSMHDRLQQLMKQVEPYRTIALSQAAHRLDAEFGFDAAQILHHQTDALGGFLDPDSQLALLTDEEFFPQKLHPLTRRRRKRLTQKDLEQIHPGDYIVHVNYGIGVFRGIEQTAREGVVRDFIKLEYADGDVIRVPIDHLELVYKYSGGEGNAPSVHRLGSQEWAQSKARIKKSLRKIAEDLLRLYRIRATRPGYQYPPDTPWQAEVEDDFEFQETDGQIRALTEIKKDMESPKPMDRLICGEVGYGKTEVAVRAALKALLDGKQVAVLTPTTVLAQQHYLTFSRRFKKMPIRIEMLSRFRSTKEIKKALEGLKEGTVDLVIGTHRLLSKDVAFSNLGLLIIDEEQKFGVSHKERIKTLKETVDVLALSATPIPRTLYMSLIGLRDISVIDTPPPGRLPIRTIIKKYEDHVVAESIQRELDRGGQVYYLYNRVESIFQVAERLRKLVPAARIGVGHGQMDGTQLEEVMLDFLSGSTNVLLCTTIIENGLDIPSANTLIVENAQNFGLAQLHQLRGRVGRSSEQAFAYFLYPPAGRLTPLGRQRLEALATFAHLGAGYEIARRDLELRGAGNILGAEQHGFVSQVGLEVYCRLVNETIAELEGEIEISDSPRVVDTSGPVMELPFSSRISEQYIPASQHRVDFYQRILPGIDHATANLLRRELTDRFGEPPVEVEHLLRLALLKPLYRSLDLAAIRFDSGRRRLEFRWDDHRLIRPFTVRMNLQVRGRPLTSEPWGWSLPSSSDPGQILEVLEAALTVLGQGSRVASADADAAYAVTIPDLE; from the coding sequence GTGCCCCTCCCTAAAGCGCTCTCCCAGTGGTTCGATCTGCTGGTCCGGGCTGATGCAGTCGGTGAAATTCTCGGACACCTGGAGCGTGACCGGGCGGTCTGTGTTGCAGGCTGGCAGGGGGCCTGGCCGATGGCGCTGGTGGCCGCCTGGGTCTCCCACACGCCCCGGCCCCTGTTAATCATCGCTGATGACCGCAAAGGCGCGAACCTCTGGGTCAAGAATCTCCATGCACTGCTCGGGGGGCAGGCCGCAGGAGTCCCGGTCGAGCAGGGGATTTTTCTCTTCGATGAACAGGAGCCTTTTGTCCCTGATTTTTTCTCGACCCAGGAACTCGAAGGCCTCATCAGCCGGTATCAGACCCTCGAAAAGCTGCTCTACACTCCCGCGGCCATCGTAGTGACGACACCAGCAGCCCTGCGTCTTCCCCTGGTCTCCGCCCAGCGCTTCCGCCAGTACTCCCTCCACCTGCAGCCGGGCATGACCATCGCGCCACGTCTGTTGCGGGACCAGCTGGAAAAGATGGGCTATCGCCATACGAGCATCGTTCATGAGCCCGGCGAATGCAGCGTCCGGGGGGGCATCCTCGACATCTTTCCAGTGGGGGCTGAAGAACCGGTCCGCCTTGATTTTTTTGGGGATGATCTGGAATCGCTCCGGGTCTTTGACCCCATCGGGCAACTCTCCCGGGAAGAACTCCCCAGCATCATCATCAGTCCGCTGTTTGAAGCCCGGGTCCGGTCTTCCGAAGAGCTCTTTGATGCCAGCGACCTGCACCCCGGCGACCTGCAGGACCTGGACCCGGACGCCACCGACTCCTCCAGCGCGGCGGTCGATCAGCTCACCAGCACCTACTTTGCCCAACTGGACCGCGCCTCGCTGGCAGATTATCTGCCCCCCACGACTCTGGTCATCAGCGAGGTCGCCGATCTGGCAGATGCCATCGAAGCGCTGCGCCAGGAGGTCCACCCCCCGACCGCCAGCCTGGTGGAATCGGACCTGATGCCGCAGGCCCTCAGCGAAGGGAGTACCACGCCTGGGTGGGAACTCCCCTTTCTCCCGCCGGAGCAGATCGTGCAGGAGCTCGAAGCCTTCCGGACCTGCTGCTTTCTCAGCCCTGTCGATGCGCCACCAGCCAGGATGCCCCTGATCACCCTCCGGCAACAGGTGGTTGAGCGCCCGTCCGGCTCAATGCACGACCGCTTGCAGCAGTTGATGAAGCAGGTTGAGCCCTACCGGACCATCGCGCTCTCTCAGGCTGCACATCGTCTGGATGCCGAGTTTGGCTTCGATGCCGCCCAGATCCTGCATCACCAGACTGATGCGCTGGGGGGCTTCCTCGATCCTGACAGCCAGCTGGCATTGCTGACCGATGAGGAGTTTTTCCCGCAAAAGCTCCATCCATTGACTCGACGGCGACGCAAGCGGCTGACGCAGAAGGACCTGGAGCAGATTCATCCCGGCGATTACATCGTGCATGTGAACTACGGCATCGGGGTCTTTCGCGGAATCGAGCAGACCGCCAGGGAAGGGGTGGTCCGCGACTTCATCAAGCTCGAGTATGCCGATGGCGATGTCATCCGTGTCCCCATCGATCACCTGGAACTGGTCTACAAGTACTCCGGAGGCGAGGGGAACGCCCCTTCAGTACACCGTCTGGGTTCACAGGAATGGGCACAATCCAAGGCCCGTATCAAAAAATCGCTCCGCAAGATCGCCGAAGACCTGCTGCGGCTCTACCGGATCCGGGCGACTCGCCCTGGTTACCAATACCCGCCGGATACCCCCTGGCAAGCTGAAGTGGAAGATGACTTCGAGTTCCAGGAAACTGATGGTCAGATCCGGGCGCTGACAGAAATCAAGAAGGACATGGAGTCCCCCAAGCCGATGGACCGCCTCATCTGCGGGGAGGTCGGCTACGGGAAAACCGAAGTCGCGGTCCGGGCAGCCCTCAAGGCGCTTCTCGATGGGAAGCAGGTGGCGGTTCTGACGCCCACCACGGTGCTGGCGCAACAGCACTATCTGACTTTCAGTCGGCGTTTCAAAAAAATGCCGATCCGCATCGAGATGCTGTCCCGCTTTCGGAGCACGAAAGAGATCAAAAAAGCGCTGGAAGGCCTGAAAGAAGGGACTGTCGACCTCGTTATCGGCACCCATCGACTCCTGAGCAAGGATGTCGCCTTTTCCAATCTGGGACTTCTCATCATCGATGAGGAGCAGAAATTCGGAGTCTCGCACAAAGAGCGGATCAAGACCCTGAAGGAAACTGTCGATGTCCTGGCCCTCAGCGCGACTCCCATTCCCCGTACGCTGTACATGTCGCTCATTGGGCTCAGGGACATCAGCGTCATCGATACGCCACCACCAGGTCGCCTGCCGATCCGGACCATCATCAAGAAGTACGAAGACCATGTGGTAGCCGAGTCCATCCAGCGGGAACTCGACCGTGGCGGCCAGGTTTACTACCTCTACAATCGTGTGGAATCGATCTTCCAGGTGGCAGAGCGTCTGCGAAAACTGGTCCCTGCGGCCCGGATCGGGGTCGGACATGGCCAGATGGATGGGACCCAGCTGGAGGAGGTGATGCTCGACTTCCTGTCGGGCAGCACCAATGTCCTGCTCTGTACCACCATCATCGAAAACGGTCTCGACATTCCCTCTGCGAACACGCTGATTGTGGAAAATGCCCAGAACTTTGGGCTAGCCCAGCTGCATCAGTTGCGCGGACGTGTCGGGCGATCATCCGAGCAGGCATTCGCATACTTTCTCTATCCCCCGGCCGGTCGGCTGACGCCACTGGGGCGACAGCGACTGGAAGCCCTGGCGACATTTGCGCATCTGGGAGCCGGGTACGAGATCGCCCGCAGGGACCTGGAATTGCGCGGAGCTGGCAACATTCTGGGCGCAGAGCAGCATGGCTTTGTCTCGCAGGTCGGGCTGGAGGTTTACTGCCGTCTGGTGAACGAGACCATCGCGGAGCTGGAGGGCGAGATCGAGATTTCGGACTCACCCCGCGTGGTGGATACTTCCGGTCCTGTGATGGAACTCCCCTTTTCCAGCCGGATTTCGGAGCAGTACATCCCCGCCAGTCAGCACCGGGTCGACTTCTACCAGCGCATCCTACCGGGAATCGATCACGCCACCGCCAACTTGCTGCGACGGGAGCTCACCGACCGCTTCGGCGAGCCACCGGTCGAAGTCGAGCATCTGCTGCGTCTGGCCCTCCTGAAACCCCTTTACCGCAGTCTGGACCTGGCAGCCATTCGCTTCGACTCTGGCCGACGTCGCCTGGAGTTCCGCTGGGATGACCATCGCCTGATCCGACCCTTTACAGTCCGGATGAATCTGCAGGTTCGGGGCCGTCCTTTGACATCTGAGCCCTGGGGCTGGTCGCTGCCATCCAGCAGCGATCCGGGGCAAATCCTGGAAGTACTGGAAGCTGCGCTGACCGTGCTGGGGCAGGGGAGCCGGGTTGCTTCTGCCGATGCGGATGCAGCGTATGCCGTCACGATTCCTGACCTGGAATAG
- the mnmE gene encoding tRNA modification GTPase MnmE → MIDLAAQDCIVAPVTPPGAGGVAILRLSGPGGRDIVTKLLLPIQVSRWARLPAHRLRRFVLHDPASGAPLDEVLLVWFPEGRSFTGEATVEIQCHGASAVVESLLQACQLGGARLAEPGEFSFRAFRNGRLDLTAAEGLLALTQAVSRSAQTAALRTLEGSLKARINAMREALLTVMSALEVTFDYPEDVPAGYDHDSLAQAIQEVMTGCDALLQDYSRQQVWAEGLKVVLIGAPNAGKSSVFNALLGHDRAIVHESAGTTRDVIEAQLTVGGQRIRLFDTAGQRDTVGAVEALGVARAQHLMDEAHLLLHVVDRSVPPTAVDLELLAGSPRQIVLCNKSDLPQHPDWEQAVSLGVDSMTLSASTRDGIGQLLQKLSQQAAERGASSDQSVFLTRRHYSHLSVVATELEDAHVLALQAAPEDLVAFHLREALSQLLMMTGEVYDEAVLQSIFSQFCVGK, encoded by the coding sequence ATGATCGATCTGGCTGCCCAGGACTGCATTGTCGCCCCCGTCACGCCCCCCGGCGCCGGGGGCGTCGCGATTCTCCGGCTCTCCGGACCCGGCGGGCGGGACATCGTGACAAAACTGTTACTGCCAATCCAGGTGAGTCGTTGGGCACGGCTCCCTGCTCACAGGCTCCGACGCTTTGTCCTTCACGACCCCGCTTCGGGGGCACCCCTTGATGAAGTCCTGCTGGTCTGGTTTCCAGAGGGGCGGAGTTTTACTGGAGAAGCGACCGTCGAAATCCAGTGCCATGGAGCATCGGCTGTGGTGGAGAGCCTGCTACAGGCTTGTCAGCTCGGTGGAGCGCGACTGGCGGAGCCTGGGGAGTTTTCCTTCCGGGCATTTCGCAATGGCCGACTCGACCTCACCGCAGCTGAGGGCCTCCTGGCACTCACCCAGGCGGTCTCCCGCTCCGCCCAGACTGCCGCCCTTAGGACCCTGGAAGGGAGTCTAAAAGCCCGAATCAATGCCATGCGAGAAGCGCTGTTGACCGTTATGAGCGCGCTGGAAGTAACGTTCGACTACCCCGAGGATGTGCCTGCCGGTTACGACCACGATTCTCTGGCGCAGGCGATTCAGGAAGTAATGACGGGGTGCGATGCCCTGCTGCAGGATTACAGCCGTCAGCAGGTCTGGGCAGAAGGCCTGAAGGTGGTGCTCATCGGCGCGCCTAATGCCGGAAAAAGCTCGGTCTTCAACGCGCTTCTGGGGCACGACCGGGCGATCGTCCATGAGTCCGCCGGCACCACCCGGGATGTCATCGAGGCACAGCTCACTGTGGGGGGACAGCGGATCCGGCTGTTTGACACCGCCGGTCAGCGGGATACCGTCGGGGCGGTCGAAGCGCTGGGAGTCGCCCGGGCTCAGCACCTGATGGACGAGGCACACCTCCTGCTGCATGTTGTTGATCGGTCGGTGCCCCCCACGGCTGTCGATCTCGAGCTGCTGGCTGGTTCTCCGCGGCAAATCGTTCTATGCAACAAGTCCGACCTGCCCCAGCATCCGGACTGGGAGCAGGCGGTCTCCCTGGGCGTTGACTCCATGACGCTTTCAGCGTCCACACGAGATGGCATCGGGCAGTTGCTCCAAAAACTCAGCCAGCAGGCCGCTGAACGGGGAGCTTCGTCAGACCAGTCAGTCTTCCTCACCCGACGTCACTACAGCCACCTCTCGGTAGTCGCGACCGAACTGGAGGACGCCCATGTCCTCGCATTGCAGGCTGCCCCGGAAGATTTAGTCGCCTTCCACCTGCGGGAAGCCCTCTCGCAACTGTTGATGATGACTGGCGAGGTGTATGACGAAGCGGTCCTGCAGTCGATATTCAGCCAATTCTGTGTCGGGAAGTGA
- the rimP gene encoding Ribosome maturation factor RimP, which translates to MRPVDHEQLEQYIDQYLFDLGYELVDFSMEPMGRHLLLSCYIDLPSGTVSIKDCQVVNDKLRLVLETDRLAGMDFRLIVSSPGLDRVVKKPADFLRFQGRRIKVWFPPSEGARKGRTAEGTLEHYSEDGTILLQLDSGENLQFAQAETRLVRLVPQIDFSAGKGSRQTGT; encoded by the coding sequence ATGCGGCCGGTCGATCACGAACAGCTCGAGCAGTACATCGACCAGTATCTGTTCGACCTGGGATATGAGTTGGTGGATTTTTCCATGGAGCCCATGGGACGTCACCTCCTTTTGTCGTGCTACATCGACCTGCCCAGCGGTACGGTGTCCATCAAAGACTGTCAGGTCGTGAACGACAAACTCCGGCTGGTACTGGAGACTGACCGGCTGGCGGGGATGGATTTTCGGCTGATTGTGTCGTCCCCCGGGCTCGACCGGGTGGTCAAGAAACCGGCCGATTTTCTCCGCTTTCAGGGACGGCGCATCAAAGTCTGGTTTCCGCCGAGCGAAGGGGCCCGCAAGGGACGTACTGCGGAAGGGACGCTGGAGCACTACAGTGAGGATGGCACCATCCTGCTGCAACTGGACTCCGGCGAGAATCTGCAGTTCGCGCAGGCCGAAACCCGGCTGGTGCGGCTGGTGCCGCAGATCGACTTCTCGGCGGGCAAGGGATCCCGCCAGACAGGTACCTGA